One part of the Spirochaeta lutea genome encodes these proteins:
- a CDS encoding DUF1707 SHOCT-like domain-containing protein produces the protein MEKERDQIIDHLSNCFARDLLTAEDFELRVERAHQASTLDQLAGLIEDLPTLPGSPRFAAPSGSHSRFPSGDYAEGRGEGSPGPYRGGFPGDLEPETTYAIFSEQKLAGNWLRRNSAAATVALGSMVMDLRDVTLGPYTEIQLTAFMGEITIILPDYPVLVESSVSTILAEFKRKGMGRAPDNAPLLKLKGYAVLSQITLKQKR, from the coding sequence ATGGAAAAGGAACGAGATCAAATTATCGACCATTTGAGCAACTGTTTTGCCCGGGATCTATTAACAGCCGAAGACTTTGAGCTCCGGGTGGAGCGGGCTCACCAGGCATCCACCCTCGACCAGCTGGCAGGATTGATCGAGGACCTTCCCACCCTGCCGGGGTCGCCTCGGTTCGCGGCACCATCGGGATCCCACTCCAGATTTCCCTCGGGCGACTACGCAGAAGGCCGCGGCGAGGGCAGTCCGGGGCCTTACAGGGGCGGGTTTCCCGGAGACCTGGAACCGGAAACCACCTATGCTATTTTTTCAGAGCAGAAGCTCGCGGGAAACTGGCTGCGCCGGAATAGTGCAGCTGCTACCGTGGCCCTGGGTTCCATGGTCATGGATCTGCGGGATGTAACCCTGGGTCCCTACACCGAAATCCAGCTGACGGCCTTTATGGGGGAGATAACCATAATCCTGCCGGATTACCCTGTTTTGGTGGAATCCTCTGTTTCGACGATCCTTGCGGAGTTTAAACGTAAGGGGATGGGACGAGCACCGGACAATGCGCCGTTGCTCAAACTCAAGGGCTATGCCGTTCTCAGTCAAATCACCCTAAAACAAAAGCGCTAA
- a CDS encoding DMT family transporter: MIFEVAVMLFGQFSAATSILMIKASAVPPGYLGAYRLVFAALLFAGPGFRRYREWRRNMHEATSRPPGLGQLLRYTWLPGIFLGLHFFTWNMGARLTLAGNATLVVNMIPLVMPILMYIMHRIVPSRRELLGSGVAMAGVGILGVGSVQISPESAAGDLLCFVAMVFLALYLIFAKTAQGVNIPLLLYLTMVYMVGSLTAFVINLPFAPPAVDHLLPPQLWYILGLTLVPTVLGHSLLNRAMQTLPSQVVSIGQLSQFIWAALLAFLAFGEIPEPVFYPASVFVLIGAGITLSAHRKKSLVVKEKQQ; encoded by the coding sequence ATGATTTTTGAGGTAGCGGTGATGCTTTTCGGCCAGTTTTCCGCAGCAACATCAATTCTAATGATCAAGGCATCGGCGGTGCCCCCGGGATATCTCGGAGCGTACCGGCTGGTTTTCGCAGCCCTTCTATTCGCCGGCCCGGGATTCCGGCGCTACCGGGAATGGAGGCGGAACATGCATGAGGCGACCAGCAGGCCTCCAGGGCTGGGGCAGCTGCTGCGCTACACCTGGTTGCCAGGGATTTTTCTTGGATTACATTTTTTTACCTGGAATATGGGTGCCAGATTAACCCTCGCAGGGAATGCCACCCTGGTAGTGAACATGATTCCCCTGGTCATGCCGATTCTCATGTACATCATGCACCGTATTGTTCCCAGCAGGCGGGAGTTGCTGGGCTCCGGGGTCGCCATGGCCGGCGTGGGGATCCTCGGAGTAGGATCAGTGCAGATTTCTCCCGAATCAGCAGCCGGGGATCTGCTCTGTTTTGTTGCCATGGTATTTTTGGCCCTCTACCTCATCTTCGCGAAAACAGCCCAGGGCGTAAACATACCCCTCCTGCTCTATTTAACCATGGTGTACATGGTCGGTTCACTCACCGCCTTTGTAATAAATCTCCCCTTTGCCCCGCCGGCTGTTGACCATCTTTTGCCACCCCAACTATGGTATATCCTCGGGCTCACCCTGGTACCGACCGTATTAGGGCATAGTCTGTTGAACCGGGCAATGCAGACTCTGCCGAGCCAGGTAGTAAGTATAGGACAGCTTTCTCAGTTCATTTGGGCTGCGTTACTGGCCTTTCTAGCATTCGGGGAGATTCCTGAACCGGTGTTTTACCCGGCAAGCGTTTTTGTGCTTATCGGCGCTGGGATAACCCTCTCCGCCCATAGAAAAAAATCCCTAGTTGTAAAGGAAAAACAGCAATGA
- a CDS encoding ABC transporter permease, translating to MIEGIFVEGLLYGIMVLGVFITFRILDFPDLTVDGSFPLGAAILASLVTAGVDPWISVGIAFLGGVLAGLCTAAIHNYLKVPNLLAGILTMTMLWSINIRVLGNRANLPLIQQVTILKNLESQFGGVIPQEWLLLLFFFLIVMMVKLLLDVFFRTDLGMTLGALGNNPQMVISTGVNPSYLKLIGVGLSNGLVALSGAFAAQFQGFADVNLGQGIIIAGLASVMIGEFLWKSNRIFALTLRVILGSILFRAIMYLGRYYGYYVGLTPNDLKLLTGLLIILSLVATKMRKDKPSKQLLASTQPTPGVASPPQVSKPGEVLSTKEGDDA from the coding sequence ATGATAGAAGGAATCTTTGTAGAAGGATTATTATACGGGATCATGGTCCTGGGGGTGTTCATCACCTTCAGGATCCTTGATTTTCCCGATCTCACGGTGGATGGGTCCTTTCCCTTGGGTGCGGCAATCCTTGCCAGCCTGGTCACGGCGGGAGTCGATCCTTGGATCTCTGTCGGTATTGCCTTTTTGGGAGGTGTCCTTGCGGGATTGTGCACTGCAGCAATACATAACTACCTGAAGGTACCCAACCTTCTCGCCGGTATTCTTACCATGACCATGTTGTGGTCTATTAACATCCGTGTTTTGGGCAACCGGGCTAACCTGCCGTTAATCCAGCAGGTGACCATCTTAAAGAATCTTGAATCTCAGTTCGGGGGTGTAATTCCCCAGGAATGGCTGCTTTTGTTGTTTTTCTTTTTAATTGTCATGATGGTGAAGCTTCTTTTGGATGTGTTTTTCCGAACCGACCTGGGTATGACTCTGGGCGCCCTGGGGAATAATCCCCAAATGGTTATCTCTACCGGGGTAAACCCCTCCTACCTGAAGCTGATCGGCGTAGGATTGTCTAACGGATTGGTTGCCCTCTCCGGGGCCTTCGCAGCCCAGTTCCAGGGGTTTGCCGATGTGAATCTTGGCCAGGGGATTATCATTGCCGGTCTGGCATCGGTGATGATCGGAGAATTTCTCTGGAAATCCAATAGAATTTTCGCCCTGACCCTCCGGGTTATTCTGGGATCGATCCTCTTCCGGGCTATCATGTATCTTGGCAGGTACTACGGGTACTATGTCGGGTTAACTCCGAACGATCTCAAGTTACTCACCGGCCTATTAATCATTCTCTCCCTGGTGGCAACAAAGATGCGTAAGGATAAACCCTCCAAGCAGCTCCTTGCCTCGACCCAGCCCACACCGGGTGTGGCATCTCCACCTCAGGTTTCCAAACCCGGAGAGGTACTTAGCACCAAGGAGGGAGATGATGCTTGA
- a CDS encoding DUF6909 family protein, giving the protein MQKNPVYQQQLREVIPFRFLDSAHMQRLVQSSEVVRFEESEAIIRQGDTQDRWVYVLLSGSVSVGNGDPGSPGEFEPHSIIEQGHYFGEWEAIFEVPRVFSIRAATSALCCKIPGNVFLSLVHSSGAFAQSLATILKDRQGIFQAFDRFRAEVLRGVSLGHITVSALLDIYRSLEPALHRGTVDDTELDLGGLEYAVRRLPENVTRTFAFLLRDELPTAYKRPGDFFPRVDSTARRRSIWEMLPGKDLVLLRNGMSDLMDFITCLCLYAVEAQKIRKRMYAINGMTRLKQWLQDGAMPGFAPARPGSPEYLQQERQLLWTLGFDDQEIDRLYRVWPRELTRRIYEITNHREMFSIDIRRQKNNYNSRRTEIWTGHVGSAVSELLGCDAGSLPEGVGVHIISSNTHSVTNCLNAWYLEEQDRIISWAKDTGNALLSLDWSNPQDKTYALLRDYFRSFPDRENLAKQAGESQGIKTLSGTLSTGIQVQIIDASRLAGTEVDPGIGLVPRSCKDIIVNIDYAFGEQAEHIIRNLILLFGHRIESVNFLGKAGSLAGKRGDILVPTAFLDQAMDQLYPVPTPARADTQRFTETLGGIQVHTGPMLTVEGTLLQNRLMLQFYRHLWAIIGLEMEGSYYHRQVAESIYTGLLRKQTKQRFYYYVSDLPLAHTTSSLANSLQANEGIPPLYAITREILRQILRIPEWG; this is encoded by the coding sequence ATGCAAAAGAATCCCGTGTATCAGCAGCAGCTTCGTGAGGTTATTCCCTTCCGGTTTCTGGATTCGGCACATATGCAGCGCCTGGTTCAATCCAGCGAGGTGGTGCGCTTCGAAGAAAGCGAGGCAATTATCCGCCAGGGCGATACCCAGGACCGCTGGGTCTATGTATTGCTGTCCGGTTCCGTTTCCGTGGGCAACGGCGATCCCGGATCTCCCGGGGAGTTTGAGCCCCATAGCATCATCGAGCAGGGACATTATTTCGGCGAGTGGGAGGCTATTTTTGAGGTCCCCCGGGTTTTCTCCATCCGTGCTGCGACCTCCGCCCTCTGCTGTAAGATTCCCGGGAATGTCTTTTTATCCTTGGTTCATAGTTCCGGGGCCTTCGCCCAGTCCCTGGCTACCATTCTGAAGGATCGCCAGGGTATTTTTCAGGCCTTTGACCGGTTTCGAGCCGAGGTGCTCCGGGGGGTTTCCCTGGGGCATATCACCGTTTCGGCCTTGCTGGATATTTACCGGAGTCTCGAGCCTGCCTTGCACCGGGGAACCGTGGATGATACTGAGTTGGATCTTGGGGGATTGGAGTATGCCGTTCGCCGGCTGCCGGAAAATGTGACCCGTACCTTTGCGTTTTTGCTTCGGGACGAGCTTCCCACGGCCTATAAGCGTCCCGGAGACTTTTTCCCCCGGGTGGATTCGACTGCCCGCCGGAGAAGTATCTGGGAGATGCTGCCGGGAAAAGACCTGGTCCTCCTGCGTAACGGCATGAGCGATCTCATGGACTTCATTACCTGCCTCTGCCTGTACGCGGTGGAGGCCCAGAAAATCAGAAAACGGATGTATGCCATCAACGGGATGACGCGTCTCAAACAGTGGCTCCAGGATGGAGCGATGCCGGGGTTCGCGCCCGCCCGGCCTGGAAGCCCAGAATACCTCCAGCAGGAACGGCAATTGTTATGGACCCTCGGTTTTGACGACCAGGAAATCGACCGGCTCTACCGGGTTTGGCCCCGGGAACTCACCCGGCGAATTTACGAGATTACAAACCACCGGGAGATGTTCAGTATCGATATCCGACGGCAGAAGAATAATTACAACAGCCGGCGCACCGAAATCTGGACCGGCCATGTGGGCAGTGCAGTGTCGGAACTCCTCGGCTGTGATGCCGGCTCCCTTCCCGAGGGTGTTGGGGTTCATATCATCAGTTCAAACACCCACTCGGTTACCAACTGCCTGAATGCCTGGTACCTGGAAGAACAGGACAGGATCATCTCCTGGGCCAAGGATACCGGCAATGCCCTGCTGAGCCTCGACTGGTCGAATCCCCAGGATAAAACCTACGCCCTGCTCCGGGACTATTTTCGCAGCTTTCCCGACCGGGAGAACCTGGCAAAACAGGCGGGAGAATCCCAGGGAATAAAAACCCTTTCTGGAACCCTGTCCACTGGTATTCAGGTGCAAATTATAGATGCCTCGCGCCTGGCCGGTACGGAGGTTGACCCGGGTATCGGGCTTGTGCCCAGGAGCTGCAAGGACATCATTGTAAATATTGACTATGCCTTCGGGGAGCAGGCCGAACATATCATTCGGAACCTCATCTTGCTCTTCGGCCACCGTATTGAGAGTGTGAATTTTCTCGGTAAGGCCGGCTCTTTGGCGGGAAAACGAGGAGATATCCTGGTTCCCACAGCCTTTCTCGACCAAGCCATGGATCAGCTCTATCCTGTCCCGACCCCGGCCCGGGCAGACACCCAGCGATTTACCGAGACCCTGGGAGGAATTCAGGTGCATACCGGGCCGATGCTGACAGTGGAGGGTACCCTGCTCCAGAACCGCCTTATGTTGCAGTTTTACCGGCACCTCTGGGCCATTATTGGATTGGAGATGGAGGGAAGCTATTATCACCGCCAGGTTGCCGAAAGCATCTATACCGGTTTACTGAGAAAACAAACCAAGCAGCGGTTCTACTACTATGTTTCCGATCTTCCCCTGGCTCATACCACCAGCAGCCTCGCGAACTCCCTGCAAGCCAACGAGGGAATTCCTCCCCTCTATGCGATTACCCGGGAAATCCTCCGACAGATTCTCCGGATTCCGGAGTGGGGGTAG
- a CDS encoding ABC transporter ATP-binding protein: MLEIKAVQKVFHPGTVNENLAIRNIDLSVNQGEFITVIGSNGAGKSTLFNLISGTLLPSNGEIWLHGKNVSKQPEYKRAKHIGRIFQNPLLGTAGNMSLEDNMILALKKGFKGLRISLNHQMREYFQEQLVPLQMGLENRLKDNVGLLSGGQRQALTLLMMVLSKPDLILLDEHTAALDPKNAQVVLDLTLRYIREYGLTTMMITHNMHHAIQYGDRILMMDKGEIILDLSGPEKQGLTVEKLVKKFQEIRNTELENDELLLS, translated from the coding sequence ATGCTTGAGATAAAAGCCGTCCAGAAGGTGTTCCATCCAGGCACCGTGAATGAAAATCTCGCTATTCGCAATATCGATCTTTCGGTGAATCAGGGTGAGTTTATAACCGTAATCGGTTCCAACGGGGCAGGAAAATCCACCCTTTTCAACCTGATTTCCGGCACTCTTCTTCCGAGTAACGGGGAAATCTGGCTCCACGGAAAAAACGTTAGTAAGCAGCCGGAATACAAACGGGCTAAACATATCGGGCGTATCTTTCAAAACCCCCTACTAGGGACCGCCGGTAATATGAGCCTGGAAGATAATATGATACTCGCCCTGAAGAAGGGATTTAAGGGGCTCCGGATCAGCTTGAACCACCAGATGCGGGAGTACTTCCAGGAACAGCTGGTGCCCCTGCAGATGGGGTTAGAAAACCGGCTCAAGGATAACGTGGGGCTGCTATCCGGCGGGCAGCGTCAGGCCCTGACCCTATTAATGATGGTGTTGAGCAAGCCGGATCTCATTCTTTTAGATGAGCATACTGCCGCCCTGGATCCCAAAAATGCCCAGGTAGTTCTGGATCTAACCCTGCGGTACATTCGGGAGTACGGACTTACCACCATGATGATCACCCATAACATGCATCACGCCATTCAATACGGGGATAGAATCCTCATGATGGACAAGGGAGAGATTATTCTTGATCTATCCGGGCCAGAAAAGCAGGGGTTAACGGTGGAGAAACTGGTGAAGAAGTTCCAAGAGATTCGGAATACCGAATTGGAGAACGATGAGTTACTGCTCAGTTAG
- a CDS encoding adenylate/guanylate cyclase domain-containing protein: MKLLDTVLGKKVSGVRVVPLMVKIVTVFTVFLLVSNVSTNYLNLTLNQGEQIRLLNKLLIADLKDLHVFASNQYEIFQFNQDVDAARENITQSTLQQLEQDGSLAMGLYPDGSIFMVATPRGGQAIDFSDQQQLQSMNAALEEGVTDGLFRFVYDDRPYIGVYKYHPQWELFFIRAEDQNEFYADSVRIFQTVLWLILLITLVCAVVGVLILRRILKFVGVITSQIMAMQERQAMELVDIRGAPNDDISYLGVAFNSLASTIENLLNIFKKFVARDVAQKAYREREIRLEGSKRDLAILFSDIKGFTFMTETLGTDIIKLLNLHYDQAIRHIHENNGDVGSIIGDALLAVFGVIGRPNENKSYQAIRAGYQIIRVAATLREQMFKRREQILANRGALTDAEERVFKAVLIDVGVGIDGGEVFYGNIGSNERMVNTVIGDNVNSSSRLEGLTRFYRVPMIVSEYIKDHVESDFDHYYFMELDQVQVKGKTIGKKIFWPLDTRRMDADFRARADIFRQALYEYYDGDWTAAHEKFSKIELPMAEIFRQRTKDGKPPRGWSGIWTMTEK, translated from the coding sequence ATGAAACTTCTCGACACCGTGTTGGGAAAGAAAGTTTCGGGGGTTCGTGTTGTTCCGTTAATGGTGAAGATTGTGACGGTGTTCACGGTCTTTCTGCTGGTTTCTAATGTTTCAACGAACTATTTAAACCTTACCTTAAACCAGGGAGAGCAGATCCGGCTGCTGAACAAGCTGCTGATTGCCGACCTTAAGGATCTGCACGTATTTGCTTCGAACCAATACGAGATATTTCAATTTAATCAGGACGTAGACGCTGCCCGGGAGAATATCACCCAGAGTACTCTCCAACAGTTGGAGCAGGATGGATCCTTGGCCATGGGACTCTACCCCGATGGCTCCATATTTATGGTTGCAACGCCCCGGGGTGGTCAGGCCATTGATTTTTCCGATCAGCAGCAACTCCAGAGTATGAATGCTGCATTGGAGGAAGGTGTCACCGATGGGTTGTTCCGGTTCGTGTACGATGACCGCCCATACATCGGCGTGTATAAGTACCATCCCCAATGGGAGTTGTTTTTCATCCGGGCAGAGGATCAAAACGAGTTCTACGCCGATTCTGTTCGGATTTTTCAGACGGTCCTGTGGCTGATTCTCCTGATTACCCTGGTTTGTGCCGTGGTGGGTGTCCTCATTCTTCGGCGAATCTTAAAGTTCGTCGGAGTAATCACCAGCCAGATCATGGCAATGCAAGAGCGCCAAGCCATGGAACTGGTGGATATCCGCGGCGCTCCCAACGACGATATCTCCTATCTCGGGGTAGCCTTTAACAGCCTGGCGAGCACCATCGAAAACCTGTTGAATATCTTTAAAAAGTTCGTTGCCCGGGACGTAGCCCAAAAAGCCTACCGGGAACGTGAGATTCGGCTTGAGGGATCCAAGCGGGATTTGGCCATTCTTTTTTCCGATATCAAGGGATTCACCTTCATGACGGAAACCCTGGGAACGGATATCATCAAGTTGTTAAACCTGCATTATGATCAGGCTATCCGGCATATCCATGAGAATAACGGCGATGTAGGTTCCATCATCGGAGATGCCCTTCTTGCGGTATTCGGGGTTATCGGCCGTCCTAATGAAAACAAGTCGTACCAGGCTATCAGGGCCGGCTACCAGATTATTCGGGTGGCCGCCACCCTCCGGGAGCAGATGTTTAAACGCCGGGAACAAATTTTGGCCAACCGGGGGGCCTTAACCGATGCTGAGGAGCGGGTCTTCAAGGCGGTGCTCATCGATGTGGGGGTCGGCATTGACGGAGGCGAGGTTTTCTACGGGAATATCGGTTCCAACGAGCGGATGGTAAATACGGTTATCGGAGACAACGTGAATAGTTCTTCCCGTCTCGAAGGATTAACCCGGTTTTACCGGGTTCCCATGATTGTGAGCGAATATATCAAGGACCATGTTGAATCTGATTTTGATCACTACTATTTCATGGAGTTGGATCAGGTTCAGGTAAAGGGTAAGACCATAGGGAAAAAGATCTTTTGGCCCCTGGATACCCGCCGGATGGATGCCGACTTCAGGGCCAGAGCGGACATTTTTAGGCAGGCACTCTACGAATACTATGATGGAGACTGGACTGCTGCCCATGAGAAGTTCTCCAAAATTGAGTTACCCATGGCCGAAATATTCAGACAGCGTACCAAGGATGGTAAGCCACCCAGAGGATGGAGCGGAATATGGACCATGACAGAGAAATAA
- a CDS encoding response regulator: protein MDSEDQKTGCFRKLAEDQVGSGKIGSDDQSRLIRELRIHQRELELQQEALEAVQEELQEKNRQFSLLFHQAPVPYLLVNRSGMILMANQAAARLLHSQSDAGLTGHSVAEYIQSGDRKRFNHHLDQVQTTGSAQLADLGLHDIGLSGGPENQRWCSIDSRFHDSGQEGWIFMVLREITSQKNLEDDLILAQQEALKANRLKNLFLANTSHELRTALHSIAHLLADSTISPETRDSVIQNTVQSTLRVINDILDFTAIEEGTLATSESNFTLEHIVHQIRSSYAGLCRDKGLTLECRVQAPDKLELSGDLQRILQILTNLVQNALDYTDRGRIDVIADYKPITSFQGEVVFEIRDSGRGLSSDELHTIWLEPFDESSRYKKNTNGLGIGLPLCKRLARLLGGQLYLSSNQGLGTSAFFSIPLYHGDPPAGQPAPSPTQGNRHRKKILVVEDNELNRMVLVHILQQLGYANILGAEDGREALDLLSEHGDTALVLMDISMPRMDGLEATRLIRQGRAGNSDIPIVAISAHTMTGDEETFLSAGMNAHIAKPFTRHDVETVASRFLGAGSGSQPGSGKTPDPEG, encoded by the coding sequence ATGGACTCAGAGGATCAAAAAACGGGATGTTTTCGCAAGCTGGCGGAAGATCAGGTAGGTTCCGGCAAGATCGGTTCCGATGATCAATCCAGGCTCATCCGGGAACTGCGAATACACCAACGGGAACTTGAACTCCAGCAGGAGGCCCTGGAGGCAGTGCAGGAAGAGCTCCAGGAAAAAAACCGACAGTTTTCACTGCTCTTCCACCAGGCGCCGGTTCCGTACCTGCTGGTCAACCGGTCCGGCATGATCCTCATGGCCAATCAGGCGGCTGCGCGGCTCCTGCATTCCCAGAGCGATGCCGGATTGACGGGACATTCCGTGGCTGAATACATCCAATCGGGGGATCGCAAGCGCTTCAATCATCATCTTGATCAGGTACAAACCACCGGCAGCGCCCAGCTTGCGGACCTGGGGCTTCATGATATTGGGCTGTCCGGAGGACCGGAGAACCAGCGCTGGTGCTCCATAGACAGCCGATTCCATGACAGCGGTCAGGAAGGCTGGATTTTTATGGTTCTCCGGGAGATTACAAGTCAAAAAAACCTGGAGGATGATTTAATTCTCGCTCAACAGGAAGCCTTGAAGGCAAACCGGCTCAAAAATCTGTTCCTCGCTAATACCAGCCATGAGCTCCGGACTGCATTGCATTCCATTGCCCATCTACTCGCCGATTCAACCATATCCCCGGAAACCAGGGATTCGGTTATCCAGAATACGGTACAATCCACCCTCCGGGTAATCAACGATATCCTGGACTTTACCGCCATTGAAGAGGGAACCCTGGCAACCTCGGAATCCAATTTCACCCTGGAGCACATTGTACACCAAATCCGCAGCTCCTATGCTGGGTTATGCAGGGACAAGGGACTCACCCTGGAGTGCAGGGTTCAAGCACCGGATAAGCTTGAACTCTCCGGAGATCTTCAACGAATCCTGCAGATTCTGACGAACCTGGTACAGAACGCCCTGGACTATACCGACCGCGGACGGATTGACGTCATCGCCGATTATAAACCCATAACCAGCTTCCAGGGGGAGGTCGTATTTGAAATCCGGGATTCCGGCCGCGGCCTGAGCAGCGATGAACTTCACACCATCTGGCTTGAACCCTTCGATGAATCCAGCCGGTATAAAAAAAATACCAACGGACTCGGCATCGGTCTTCCCCTGTGTAAACGGTTAGCCCGATTACTGGGCGGGCAATTGTACCTGAGCTCCAACCAGGGCCTCGGAACTTCAGCCTTTTTCAGTATTCCCTTGTATCATGGCGATCCTCCAGCGGGGCAGCCAGCGCCATCCCCGACCCAGGGCAACCGCCACCGGAAAAAAATCCTGGTTGTTGAGGACAACGAACTGAACAGGATGGTGTTGGTTCACATCCTTCAACAACTGGGGTATGCCAATATCCTGGGGGCGGAAGACGGTCGGGAGGCCCTGGATCTGCTCTCCGAGCACGGGGACACAGCCCTCGTGCTGATGGATATTTCCATGCCCCGGATGGATGGACTCGAGGCGACCCGCCTGATTCGCCAAGGGCGCGCCGGGAATTCCGATATCCCCATCGTCGCCATCTCCGCTCACACCATGACCGGGGATGAAGAAACCTTCTTATCTGCGGGGATGAACGCCCATATCGCAAAACCCTTTACGCGGCATGACGTAGAAACCGTGGCATCCCGGTTCTTGGGGGCTGGTTCCGGATCTCAGCCCGGTTCGGGGAAAACGCCGGATCCGGAGGGGTAA
- a CDS encoding ABC transporter substrate-binding protein yields MRKTIGLVLVLIAMVAGMPLFAAGAGESSQGNQVQTIGISKIVAHPALDAVEQGIQDELSELGFDLEYDLQNANGDLNTATSIANKFRADKVALAVGIATPTAQALVNTLRDIPVVYSAVTDPAGAGLVPSVDQGGENVTGISDLTPVKEQLELLLRLNPSIKSIGHVYSSGEANAVALAELAEQAAAELGLTFVPATVTNSAEVRTATQTIIDKVDAVYVSTDNTVVSALNALVDVASRQGKPVMSADPSSAEEVGVLAAWGFDYYKMGRATGRLIARLLEGESPASIPTQYMTDAADVDLLINLDVAEALGITVPQDVRSSAATLVQDGQVVKQ; encoded by the coding sequence ATGCGCAAGACTATAGGATTAGTCCTGGTACTCATTGCCATGGTGGCTGGGATGCCTCTTTTCGCCGCGGGAGCGGGGGAATCATCCCAGGGCAATCAGGTACAAACCATTGGAATTTCCAAGATTGTCGCTCACCCCGCCCTGGACGCCGTCGAACAGGGAATTCAGGATGAGCTTAGCGAACTTGGATTTGACCTCGAATACGATCTTCAAAACGCTAACGGCGATTTAAACACCGCCACTTCCATTGCTAACAAATTCCGGGCAGATAAGGTAGCTCTGGCAGTGGGAATTGCCACGCCCACCGCCCAAGCCCTGGTGAATACCCTCCGGGATATTCCCGTGGTCTACAGTGCGGTAACCGATCCGGCAGGTGCCGGCCTTGTCCCCTCAGTGGACCAGGGTGGTGAGAATGTAACCGGTATCTCTGACCTGACCCCCGTTAAAGAACAGCTGGAGCTGCTGCTCCGTCTGAACCCTAGCATCAAGTCCATCGGGCACGTGTATTCCAGCGGCGAGGCAAATGCGGTAGCCCTGGCAGAACTGGCCGAGCAGGCAGCGGCAGAGCTGGGACTCACATTTGTTCCCGCAACCGTAACCAACTCCGCAGAGGTACGGACGGCCACCCAAACCATCATAGATAAGGTAGATGCGGTCTATGTATCCACAGATAATACGGTGGTTTCTGCCCTCAATGCTCTGGTAGATGTGGCCAGCAGGCAGGGAAAACCCGTCATGAGCGCCGATCCCTCCTCAGCCGAAGAGGTTGGTGTTCTTGCGGCATGGGGATTTGACTACTATAAGATGGGAAGAGCTACCGGCCGGCTCATCGCCCGGCTTCTGGAAGGCGAAAGCCCCGCAAGCATCCCGACCCAGTACATGACAGATGCTGCGGATGTGGACCTGCTCATCAACCTGGATGTCGCCGAAGCCCTCGGGATTACCGTTCCCCAGGATGTTCGGAGCTCCGCTGCAACCTTGGTGCAAGACGGCCAGGTTGTGAAGCAGTAA
- the thrH gene encoding bifunctional phosphoserine phosphatase/homoserine phosphotransferase ThrH, producing the protein MNLICLDLEGVMVPEIWINLAKKTGIASLERTTRDEPDYSKLMNGRLEILREHNLTIHDIHEVINSLEPLPGAVDFLDTLREQAQVVILSDTFQQFAAPLMRKLRWPTLLCNDLVIDDHGVIQDFKLRQADGKRRAVEGFQSMGLSVTAAGDSYNDLSMIKAAQRGAFFRPPQRITLEEPDYPVFTEYPPFVDFLLNRI; encoded by the coding sequence ATGAACCTGATCTGTCTTGACCTCGAAGGTGTAATGGTACCGGAGATTTGGATAAACCTGGCAAAAAAAACCGGCATCGCCTCCCTGGAACGTACCACCCGAGATGAACCTGATTACAGCAAACTTATGAACGGCAGGTTGGAGATTCTGCGTGAGCATAACCTTACCATTCACGACATTCACGAGGTTATAAACTCTCTGGAGCCCCTGCCCGGTGCCGTGGACTTTCTTGATACCCTCCGGGAACAGGCCCAGGTGGTCATCCTCTCCGATACCTTCCAACAGTTCGCAGCCCCTCTGATGAGAAAACTCAGGTGGCCGACCCTCCTGTGCAACGACCTGGTTATCGACGATCATGGTGTTATTCAGGATTTCAAGCTTCGCCAGGCCGACGGGAAACGCAGGGCGGTAGAAGGGTTCCAGTCCATGGGTCTTTCCGTGACCGCCGCCGGAGATTCCTATAACGACCTGAGTATGATAAAGGCGGCCCAACGGGGAGCATTTTTTCGCCCGCCCCAGCGAATCACCCTGGAGGAACCGGACTACCCGGTATTCACGGAATACCCGCCCTTTGTGGATTTCCTATTGAATCGTATATAA